The Pichia kudriavzevii chromosome 3, complete sequence nucleotide sequence TATTTAGAAAGGCCAAGACAGGTGAATTAGTTGCAGGTagtgatgaagatattttAATGTCAAGTTATGCAATGGTCATCACCAGAGTTCCTGAAGAAATGGACAATCCTGAAACTGAGGGCTGGAAGGTTTTAGAGTTTGTAAGAGGTGGCTCTAGAGCATACACTTaggttgattttttttttacttaTTTGTCATATCCTTATGATGTTGTTAATGTAATTATTACTTGTTATATagttaattttttttttgttaaatGGCAGTTTAAAGCATTGATTGATGcgaaacttgaaaaaaaaaaaaagaaatcaaagaccaagaatgaggaaaatgatttgattgattgatCTCCAACTCTAAAAGATGGATCAGCtgtttctctctttgaTCATGTCCTTGTTATTCTTTATAACCAATGCCAACAAAGTATCCATCATTAGCTCAGTTTAACGCTAAACTTGTTTTTCCAAAGTTTCCGGATTATAAGATTGTTGAAGTTTCTGATTTCGATTCTTCGAATGAAGAGTCCGATGATAATGAGAAGGACGAAAGGAATGATCTTTCATCTCAACGTTCTCAGTACCAGATACTGCCCAAAGAGGGAGTTTCACGCCTTGATCGAATCAGAGGTTTGGATGGGACTATCGATCTCGGTTTACAACGGAGTGATTTTGCAAAGGATGAGATCCCCGAtatgaaaacaagaaaattgatAAGTTATGACGATGAAGGAAAGGTAGAACTGAAAAGAGGTGAACCTAATACAAAAGTGCTGACACCATCAGGTGGTTCAGTTGGTAtcaactttgaatttggGGACCGTGGGTCGTCGTGgagaatgatgaaattgagtAAACTTGGGAAAAATCCATCGGAGTCGAAGATCTTTGAACAATATGCGACATTATGGGATTACCAGCTTGCATGCGAGGAAAGGGAGGAATTAGAGAGTCGAAAGATTAAAAAGAGGTCCGAATGGCTATATGGACCATCCCAGAAGTTACTTGCCTCTAGGGAAGAGCATGTGAAGATGAATATGGAAGTTGTCAAAGGTTTCAAGAGCAAGGGAGATGATAGGGGACGAAATACAAGTGATAGAGTTATCAAGATGAAAAGGTATGGCGATGTCAAAACATCCAAGTCCAAGAAGTTAAAGAACGAATTGAAGTTGGCGCATTTGACAAGTCTGGactatga carries:
- a CDS encoding uncharacterized protein (PKUD0C05380), with the protein product MPTKYPSLAQFNAKLVFPKFPDYKIVEVSDFDSSNEESDDNEKDERNDLSSQRSQYQILPKEGVSRLDRIRGLDGTIDLGLQRSDFAKDEIPDMKTRKLISYDDEGKVELKRGEPNTKVLTPSGGSVGINFEFGDRGSSWRMMKLSKLGKNPSESKIFEQYATLWDYQLACEEREELESRKIKKRSEWLYGPSQKLLASREEHVKMNMEVVKGFKSKGDDRGRNTSDRVIKMKRYGDVKTSKSKKLKNELKLAHLTSLDYDDDNGFALSREQIESLTTSP